The following proteins come from a genomic window of Candidatus Firestonebacteria bacterium RIFOXYD2_FULL_39_29:
- a CDS encoding 50S ribosomal protein L13, giving the protein MKSFQIKPADVVRKWYVIDGANKILGRIASRAAMAIMGKNKPIYTPNVDCGDFVIVLNVDKIKLSGKKLEQKLDFTHSGYPTGDKYTPYGILMKKNPERAMMLAVKGMLPKNKLRDRMIKRLKAYQGDKHPHAGEKLGTIKV; this is encoded by the coding sequence GTGAAGAGTTTTCAGATTAAGCCCGCGGATGTTGTGCGGAAATGGTACGTCATTGATGGTGCAAATAAAATTTTGGGAAGAATAGCTTCAAGAGCAGCTATGGCAATAATGGGAAAGAATAAACCCATCTATACGCCGAATGTTGACTGCGGAGATTTTGTAATAGTCCTAAATGTTGACAAAATAAAACTTTCAGGGAAAAAACTGGAACAAAAGCTTGATTTTACTCATTCCGGCTATCCTACCGGTGATAAATATACCCCTTATGGTATACTTATGAAGAAGAATCCCGAAAGAGCAATGATGCTTGCTGTTAAAGGCATGCTGCCAAAAAACAAATTAAGAGACAGAATGATAAAAAGATTAAAAGCTTACCAGGGTGACAAGCATCCGCATGCCGGAGAAAAGCTTGGTACCATAAAAGTTTAA
- a CDS encoding 30S ribosomal protein S9, with translation MQETTKKKKKIVVGRRKTATAKVKLIDGDGKITVNKRKFEEYFPRPVHQIFVKKPLELLGLTAKMDVIALLKGGGITGQAEALKLGIARALIQHNPDYRSLLAQNGLLTRDPRMVERKKYGRAGARKRFQFSKR, from the coding sequence TTGCAGGAAACTACGAAGAAAAAGAAAAAAATAGTAGTCGGCAGACGTAAAACGGCTACTGCAAAAGTGAAATTAATTGATGGCGATGGTAAAATAACCGTTAATAAGAGGAAGTTTGAAGAGTATTTCCCGAGACCGGTTCATCAGATTTTCGTGAAGAAACCACTTGAGCTTCTTGGTTTGACCGCGAAGATGGATGTGATAGCTCTTTTAAAGGGCGGAGGAATTACCGGACAGGCAGAAGCTTTAAAACTTGGTATTGCAAGAGCTTTAATACAGCATAATCCTGATTACAGATCCTTACTTGCTCAGAATGGTTTGCTTACAAGAGATCCCAGAATGGTAGAAAGAAAGAAATACGGCAGAGCAGGAGCAAGAAAGAGATTCCAGTTCAGTAAACGTTAA